A stretch of Gallus gallus isolate bGalGal1 chromosome 2, bGalGal1.mat.broiler.GRCg7b, whole genome shotgun sequence DNA encodes these proteins:
- the LOC121110113 gene encoding CASP-like protein 4A2 — protein MPHPGRAPPRAHARPLRPPSPRGAPAPRPPTAPAHRGPAGRAAPAGAGSPAARHLARPPPSCPRPAPPLRQRRCAAVLPGSHSVTAQDAIMKRDVSAPKRIMDPSCVGFTKGPWSLAESLDTATVQITIRRRGEETKTRSGHEVFDKIEFHLKKK, from the exons ATGCCGCATCCCGGCCGCGCTCCGCCGCGCGCGCACGCCCGCCCGCTCCGCCCGCCTTCCCCCCGCggcgccccggccccgcgcccacCCACGGCCCCCGCGCACCGCGGCCCCGCcgggcgggcggccccggcAGGCGCAGGAAGCCCCGCCGCCCGCCACctcgcccgcccgccgccgagctgcccccgccccgcgccgccgctccGGCAGCGGCGGTGCGCAG CTGTGTTGCCTGGCAGCCACTCTGTCACAGCTCAGGATGCAATTATGAAGAGAGATGTATCTGCACCTAAAAGAATAATGGATCCTTCGTGTGTAGGATTTACGAAAGGCCCATGGTCTTTGGCTGAGTCTTTAGACACTGCTACAGTGCAAATAACAATAAG gagaagaggagaagagacCAAAACCAGGTCTGGCCATGAAGTATTTGACAAAATAgagtttcatttgaaaaaaaaataa